The Gemmatimonadaceae bacterium region ATAGAGCTTGTCGCGTCCGGCATCGGTGGTCTGCACGTAGACGACCTTCGAGTCCGGAGACCAGAAGTATGCGTCTGCGTTGCGGTCCCACTTGGGCAGCAGCTCGCGGCTCGCGCGCCGCGTGCGATCATAGAGCATCAGCCGCTGTCGATCCGACTCGAAACCGGCGCGCGCCTGCGACGCATATGCGATGAACCGTCCGTCGGGCGAATACACGGGGTTCGCGTCGGCGCCCTTGTTTGCCCCGGTGATCACGGTGGCAGCGCCGCCTGTCGCCGCGATGACGTAGACGTTCAAGTCCGTCGTCGTCGCGTCGTTTCGCCCCTGATCCTTCGCGGTGTACGCCAGCTCACGTTCGTCGGGTGACCACGCGTACCCTTCGCTTCCGCCGAAAGGGCCGGGGGGAATGTCGTACTTCGCGCCGGGGACGAGATCGCGTGGCGCGCCGCCGTCTACCGAAACCGTGAAAAGATGTGACCGCGTTCCCTCATCCCACGCGTTCCAGTGCCGATACATCAACTGATCGGCGATGTGCGCCTTCACTTTGCTGTCCGCCGCAGCCTTGGCTTTGGCGGTGTTGCACGTGTCGGTAGTGCAGTCGGGGTAGACGGCGGACGTGAAAACGATTTGATCGCCGTTCGGAGCCCAGATCGGTCCGGTCGCTCCGCCGTTCAGATCGGTGAGCTGCTTTCGTGTTCCGCCGGTCGCGTCCGCGATCCACAGTTGTCCGCTCGCGATGTATGCGACGCGTTTTCCATCTGGAGACCAGCGCGCCTCTGTCGCCGAGACGTCGGCACCGGGGAACGGCTTCGGTGAACCGCCGGCGGCCGGAACGACGTACGTGTGAGACGAGCGGTTGTTGGCGGAAACATCCGTCGTGCGAACGGCGTACAGGACCAGCTTCCCGTCGGGCGAAGGTTGCGGATCGCCGACGCCGCGGACGGCGGCGAAGTCATCGAAGGTGATCGTTCGCGGTTGCTGTGCGCCGGCGGAGACGACGAGCGCGGCGCCGGTTGCTACGAGCGTGGGAACAAGACGGGTAAGTCGCATCAGAAGTGTCGTGGTCGAAATACGTGGTTCGTCGGTGACGTGATACCCCGCAACACACCGGCGGGGCTCTGGCGGCCTGCAACCGGCGGGAACGCCAGGGGTACTAAAATCTGGAAACAACCGCGAGGCAACTAAATGTCCCAATTCCGTTTTTCAGTGCGAGGCCTGGCCTCGCGGCAAGATGGCGTCATCGAGAGCGAGTCCTTCGTCGCCGCGGTGGATGCCCTCGGCCAGCATGTCACGGTGAAGGCAGGCGACATTCTGGAGATTGGCGTCTACGGATTTCCGCCGGCTGTTTATCAGTGCATTGGCGAGCCCGAAAAGGGCACTCCGATTTGGATGCCGACGGGTAAGCTCGCGGCGTAAGCCTCCGCGCATCACTTCATCGTGTCATCGATCAACGCGGCCAATTCGGCCGCGTTTGTCGTTCCGTAGTTCGCGTAGCAATTGTTGAAGACGACGTGCACGCGTTCGGCCGCCTCGGCGAGCTCCAGAATCGTCGGCAGCCACTCGGCGAGCTCGTCGGCGTCGTAGAGGTAGCGGTATTTCTCGAGGACAGTCGCCTCGCGCGCACCCCAGAGCTCGCTTCGCCGCCCGTGCAGCCGAACGACCGCCAAACCCGGTGTCGTGACGGCGGGAACGATGGGCAGGCTGGTCTTGGTGCCTGGCGGCGTGTCCGCGACCACGTAGGTCATCCCGTGATCGCGAAGCTGGGCCCACAGGCGCTCTCGCAGACGAGGAGCGAGCCAGCTTGGGTGGCGGAACTCCGTGGACACGGGAAGGTCGCCGAGCCGCTCACGGATTTTGGTGAGCATGGCCGGGGTTCCCCGGTTTGGGACCACCCAAGGCGCGAACTGGAGAAGAATCGCTCCAAGTCTTCCAGACTCATGCAGTGGCGCCATGGCGTCGCTAAAGAGGCGCCATACGTCGCCCTGAATCGACTCAGGCAGGTCCTTGGCGTACACGCGAGGACCAAGCTCCGAAGGCAGCTCGTCGCGAATCAGGCGCGGGAGGCGGGCGACGTCGGTCGCATGGCCGGTCATCAGCGCGTGGCCTTTGACGTCGAACACGAAGTCGCCGGGTGTGCGCTCGACCCATCGCTCCGTGAGCGCCCGGTCCGGGATCGCGTAGAAGCCCATGTCGGCCTCCACCAGCGCGAACCGAGACGCGTAATAGCGCAGCCGGTCCTCCGGCGTTTTGGCGTCGTCCGGATAGAAGACTCCGTGCGCGGTGAGCGTCCGATCGGTCCACCCCGCGGTACCGACGCGAAGATCCGTCGAACCAACGGTAAATCGCCGCGAGAACGAGTGGGCGTCGCCGCGTGCCCTCGCGCGCTCGGTGCCGGGGTCGTGCCGGGTGTCGCGCCGCGTGTCGCTCATAGCCTGATGGATCTTACCTCAGGCCGGCCTTCGACGACCAATCCTCGTTCTAGCTGATCGCGCGGCGCATGCGGGCGACAACGCGCGCCACGCGCTCTTCGATCCGCGTCGACAGCGATTTGGTGATCACTGGCCGCGCACAGATCGGGCACGGCCCGAGTCGAGGCGTGACTCCCAGCGACACGAGCACTGGGCCGTGAACGACGGTCTGATGCTGTGCCGTGTCCGTGATGATCGCCGTGACGGTCGCGGTCGCGCCGCTCACTTTTCCCGTAAAACGCGCCGGGTCGGTCGGGCCGACGGCGATGGGATACGCGTGCAGCGTGTAGTTGCCCGAGACGTCAAAGGTGCCGTCCGAGTTCACTTGCACTCTCCCCGAGACGTCGCCGAACGT contains the following coding sequences:
- a CDS encoding DUF72 domain-containing protein gives rise to the protein MSDTRRDTRHDPGTERARARGDAHSFSRRFTVGSTDLRVGTAGWTDRTLTAHGVFYPDDAKTPEDRLRYYASRFALVEADMGFYAIPDRALTERWVERTPGDFVFDVKGHALMTGHATDVARLPRLIRDELPSELGPRVYAKDLPESIQGDVWRLFSDAMAPLHESGRLGAILLQFAPWVVPNRGTPAMLTKIRERLGDLPVSTEFRHPSWLAPRLRERLWAQLRDHGMTYVVADTPPGTKTSLPIVPAVTTPGLAVVRLHGRRSELWGAREATVLEKYRYLYDADELAEWLPTILELAEAAERVHVVFNNCYANYGTTNAAELAALIDDTMK
- a CDS encoding S9 family peptidase, with product MRLTRLVPTLVATGAALVVSAGAQQPRTITFDDFAAVRGVGDPQPSPDGKLVLYAVRTTDVSANNRSSHTYVVPAAGGSPKPFPGADVSATEARWSPDGKRVAYIASGQLWIADATGGTRKQLTDLNGGATGPIWAPNGDQIVFTSAVYPDCTTDTCNTAKAKAAADSKVKAHIADQLMYRHWNAWDEGTRSHLFTVSVDGGAPRDLVPGAKYDIPPGPFGGSEGYAWSPDERELAYTAKDQGRNDATTTDLNVYVIAATGGAATVITGANKGADANPVYSPDGRFIAYASQARAGFESDRQRLMLYDRTRRASRELLPKWDRNADAYFWSPDSKVVYVQTTDAGRDKLYRVDLSAAGDASAPQLVVGEHNNTAFALSHDGHTLAWVRNATQFPAEVYVAEPSTSAPYSARSLTHENDALVAQLAVNPAEDFWFTGAAGAKVQGFVVKPPNWKPGKKYPAILLIHGGPQGAWLDEWHGRWNYQMFAATGAALIIINPRGSTGYGQKFVDDVSKGWGGKVYTDLMNGLDAALAKNPWIDSTALGAAGGSFGGYMVDWIAGHSTRFKALVSHAGPFNLENMATATEELWFPDWEYGGPFWNAKAMATQYRVYSPHLFVKNFKTPTLVTGGELDYRVPYTEDLSMFTSLQRMNVPSRLVIFPDEGHWVLKPQNQKLWWGEVQGWLEKYLSANPKA